In the genome of Magnolia sinica isolate HGM2019 chromosome 2, MsV1, whole genome shotgun sequence, one region contains:
- the LOC131231545 gene encoding protein PHYTOCHROME KINASE SUBSTRATE 1-like, with the protein MGTVTVTSACNTRISQSFGFEDNAIHLRDASFSSYLSSGEETFALKHAESTRPPPLAVNTAAESFHQISFGRKYNPDGEISIFDAEKYFRGGMDGENMASAEKGGRRELKKEGRIDLLRSKTMFKSGTPSICSEVSGNSQTALLPRFQKDPPTNAQKQVTESRDFSHCKKVVDFEDPRSTEIIIKEPVEIGRNLLGAAGNIQSHPEFRCREEMGFRMAETGGFGFKREDCFTFPILNHMAGNVTVGRQLEGEEKARISLDVFGSPFLAKDNSSPLRRLTMFTSDTGRRIEEIPASTGGGDSVSDIDNDLGSDSSSDLFEIESLTSKAYPLSSRRLSDDVSSCPATTTCYEPSEASIEWSVVTASAANFSVASDYDDLELIKKKPDNETRITTTTTTTTTTTTTSKTTTARTSMVKEAQRRQLNSLLGCKSSKSVKVAADAYRVCENSKSNGHRLLRSDSITPLTMFQPDIRVMDFDSAHVQRAFSTRSHTSHSLYMH; encoded by the exons ATGGGTACTGTCACGGTAACATCAGCATGCAATACCAGGATTTCCCAAAGCTTTGGCTTCGAAGATAATGCCATCCATCTCCGCGATGCCTCATTTTCTTCCTATCTCAGCAGTGGGGAAGAGACTTTCGCGCTAAAACATGCTGAGTCGACTCGTCCCCCACCTCTTGCTGTGAACACCGCTGCAGAGTCTTTCCACCAGATAAGCTTTGGTAGAAAATATAATCCAGACGGTGAAATCAGTATCTTTGATGCGGAAAAATACTTCAGGGGAGGAATGGACGGCGAGAACATGGCAAGTGCCGAGAAAGGTGGGAGGCGAGAGCTGAAGAAAGAGGGGAGAATTGATCTGCTGCGATCAAAAACAATGTTCAAGTCAGGAACACCAAGCATCTGTTCGGAGGTGAGCGGAAACAGCCAAACTGCGTTATTGCCACGATTCCAAAAAGACCCACCTACAAATGCGCAGAAACAGGTGACTG AGAGTAGAGATTTCAGCCATTGCAAGAAAGTTGTTGATTTTGAGGACCCTCGAAGCACAGAGATCATCATCAAAGAACCGGTTGAAATAGGCCGGAATCTGTTGGGTGCTGCTGGAAACATTCAAAGCCATCCCGAATTCAGGTGCAGGGAAGAGATGGGCTTCCGGATGGCTGAAACGGGTGGTTTTGGATTCAAGAGAGAAGACTGTTTCACTTTCCCCATTTTGAATCACATGGCGGGAAATGTGACCGTTGGAAGACAGttagaaggagaagaaaaggcgCGGATCTCACTGGACGTGTTTGGGTCCCCTTTCCTGGCAAAGGACAACAGTTCACCTCTCCGGAGGTTGACCATGTTTACTTCGGACACTGGCCGGAGAATTGAGGAGATCCCGGCAAGCACTGGTGGTGGCGACAGCGTAAGTGACATTGACAATGATCTCGGGAGCGATTCAAGCTCGGACTTGTTTGAGATCGAGAGCCTGACTAGCAAGGCCTACCCACTTTCCAGCCGACGGCTATCAGACGACGTTTCCAGCTGTCCAGCCACCACCACATGCTATGAACCGAGTGAGGCGAGCATAGAGTGGAGCGTTGTAACTGCCAGTGCCGCCAACTTCTCGGTGGCGTCAGATTACGACGACCTAGAACTGATAAAGAAGAAACCGGACAATGAGACAAGAATAACAACGACCACGACCAcaaccacgaccacgaccaccacatCTAAAACTACTACTGCCAGGACCTCGATGGTCAAGGAGGCACAGAGACGCCAGCTCAATTCCTTGCTGGGCTGCAAGAGCAGCAAATCGGTGAAGGTTGCAGCCGATGCATACAGGGTGTGTGAGAATTCAAAATCCAATGGACACCGATTGCTCCGATCGGATTCCATTACACCATTGACGATGTTCCAGCCCGATATTCGGGTAATGGACTTCGACTCTGCACACGTGCAACGTGCTTTTTCTACACGCTCGCACACGTCACATTCCCTTTACATGCACTAG
- the LOC131231551 gene encoding sphinganine C4-monooxygenase 1 produces MENFVSDELLGTFVPILVYWIYSGFYIMLGGFDNYRLHTRKDEDIKNLVSKATVVKGVLLQQAVQALIAILLFTVTSNSDTTDLQPSLIVLVRQFLIAMLILDTWQYFMHRYMHHNKFLYRHIHSQHHRLVVPYAFGALYNHPLEGLLLDTIGGALSFLLSGMSPRTSIFFFSFATIKTVDDHCGLWLPGNLFHMFFRNNTAYHDIHHQLYGNKYNFSQPFFVTWDKILGTYMPYSLEKRTGGGFEARPAND; encoded by the exons ATGGAGAATTTCGTGTCTGACGAATTGCTGGGCACTTTCGTGCCGATCCTGGTGTATTGGATCTATTCCGGATTTTATATCATGTTGGGCGGTTTCGACAACTATAGGCTGCATACGCGGAAAGACGAAGACATCAAGAACTTGGTTTCGAAGGCCACCGTCGTCAAAGGGGTTCTTCTGCAGCAGGCGGTTCAGGCTCTCATTGCGATCCTCTTATTCACC GTAACAAGCAATAGCGACACTACAGATTTGCAACCTTCCCTTATCGTGCTAGTGCGGCAATTCTTGATCGCCATGCTGATTCTGGATACATGGCAATATTTTATGCACAGATACATGCACCATAACAAGTTCTTGTATCGGCACATCCATTCTCAGCATCATCGGCTTGTTGTCCCCTATGCCTTTGGAGCTCTATACAACCACCCCTTAGAGGGACTTCTTCTAGACACAATTGGCGGTGCCCTATCTTTCCTCCTTTCTGGTATGTCGCCTCGAACCTcaattttcttcttctcctttgcgACCATCAAAACAGTTGACGATCATTGTGGGTTGTGGCTACCGGGAAATCTTTTCCATATGTTCTTTAGAAACAACACTGCTTACCATGACATCCATCATCAACTCTATGGCAACAAGTACAACTTCTCACAGCCTTTCTTTGTCACGTGGGATAAAATTCTTGGAACCTACATGCCTTATTCACTTGAGAAGAGAACAGGAGGGGGTTTTGAAGCTCGGCCTGCAAATGACTAG